The Aquiluna sp. KACHI24 genome contains a region encoding:
- a CDS encoding cation-translocating P-type ATPase, translating to MATQQAHGLSSQAAKIRLLQDGPNQLVKESKTGPWLRVLKILSEPMLILLGIATAVSFLIAEPVEAAVLALMIGFIVLTTIYQEGKAEKALRALKSLSAPLATVQRDGVWQKIPASELVVGDLIRIAEGDRIPADARVLESSNLSIDESSLTGESLAVTRSHDELVSAGTLVVSGRAEALIEATGSKTTLGQIGVSLKTIKPQRTSVQQQIDKAVKLIAIIAISFSLLVSTVVFFSRGDLVDSILAGLSLAMAMIPEEFPVVLTLFFALGAWRMSHEKVLARRSAVIETLGSATVICTDKTGTLTMNSMSIDQLLPTGSEQDLNFFAGLASPTKSFDPVDAAFTTLSTEHSLKLVKEYALGNDLLAMTMVWEAEDHYVLACKGAPEAVARLSGADAKSVIDQVEKLAVGGRRILAVAGARISKDQPLPENQTDLDLEFQGLVALRDQVRPGVPEALAEAKAAGIRVLMMTGDFSATAIEIAQEIGLETNNTLTGQEIDQLGDAELIERVKDLTICSRVTPAQKLRVIHALKSAGEVVVMTGDGINDAPALKLANISIAMGLRGTDVAREASDLILTDDNFASIVAGIKRGRTIYASLKKAFAYILAIHVPLLGMAVIPILVLDWPIVLLPAMVAFIEMVVDPACTIVFQAEPADPKIMQQKPRPVNEGLFSKKTLRIALFQGLSVLAIAAAVFLGGVSMEYEDDQVRTLTFVYLILANVFLILTNRSWTMPTFKIFFTRKNPTVKWIVGLALLALVLIVQLPIAREAFSLGAIGIGEWLVPFVLSYLSIAWFDVYKSLRPNALR from the coding sequence ATGGCAACTCAACAAGCCCATGGTCTCAGCTCCCAGGCTGCAAAAATTCGCCTTTTGCAGGATGGACCAAACCAGCTGGTCAAAGAATCCAAAACTGGGCCTTGGCTCAGGGTGCTGAAGATTCTGAGCGAACCAATGTTGATTCTTTTGGGCATCGCCACCGCCGTGTCATTTCTTATTGCTGAGCCCGTCGAAGCTGCCGTCTTAGCTCTGATGATTGGTTTCATAGTCTTGACCACCATCTATCAAGAGGGCAAAGCGGAGAAGGCGCTTCGAGCCCTGAAGTCACTCTCTGCGCCTTTGGCCACCGTGCAGCGCGATGGGGTCTGGCAAAAGATTCCAGCGAGTGAGCTGGTGGTTGGCGATCTGATTCGCATTGCCGAGGGCGATCGCATACCTGCAGATGCCAGAGTCCTGGAATCAAGCAATCTCTCGATCGATGAGTCCTCGCTGACTGGAGAGTCGCTTGCGGTCACTCGCTCTCACGATGAGCTGGTCTCAGCGGGAACCTTGGTTGTCAGCGGTAGGGCCGAGGCCCTGATTGAAGCCACAGGCAGCAAGACAACCCTTGGACAAATCGGGGTATCGCTCAAAACCATCAAGCCTCAGCGCACCTCGGTGCAGCAGCAAATCGATAAGGCCGTGAAGCTGATAGCCATCATCGCCATTAGCTTCTCGTTACTTGTCTCCACAGTGGTTTTCTTCTCACGAGGGGATCTTGTCGACAGCATTCTGGCTGGGCTTTCTCTTGCAATGGCGATGATTCCCGAAGAGTTTCCAGTTGTTCTAACGCTGTTCTTCGCACTCGGTGCCTGGCGAATGTCACACGAAAAGGTGTTAGCAAGGCGATCTGCAGTTATTGAAACCCTTGGGTCTGCCACGGTGATCTGCACCGACAAGACCGGCACCTTGACCATGAACTCAATGTCGATAGATCAACTGCTACCAACCGGCAGCGAGCAGGACCTGAACTTCTTTGCAGGTCTCGCCAGTCCGACCAAATCCTTTGATCCTGTCGATGCAGCGTTTACAACTCTTAGCACCGAACACTCATTGAAGCTGGTGAAGGAGTATGCCCTTGGCAATGACCTACTAGCGATGACGATGGTTTGGGAGGCAGAGGATCACTATGTGCTGGCCTGCAAGGGAGCTCCAGAGGCGGTTGCGAGACTCTCTGGTGCCGATGCCAAATCCGTAATTGATCAGGTTGAGAAGTTAGCTGTTGGTGGTCGAAGGATCCTTGCTGTTGCAGGAGCAAGAATCTCGAAAGACCAACCACTTCCCGAAAACCAAACTGATCTAGATCTTGAGTTTCAAGGTTTGGTTGCGCTTCGTGATCAGGTAAGGCCAGGGGTTCCCGAGGCACTTGCTGAAGCCAAGGCCGCAGGCATCAGAGTGCTGATGATGACTGGAGATTTCTCGGCAACCGCAATCGAGATAGCCCAGGAGATTGGTCTTGAGACCAATAACACCTTGACTGGGCAAGAGATTGATCAGCTGGGCGATGCCGAGCTGATCGAGAGGGTCAAGGATCTAACTATCTGCTCGCGAGTAACGCCAGCTCAGAAACTAAGGGTGATTCACGCCCTGAAATCAGCAGGTGAAGTTGTAGTCATGACCGGTGATGGCATCAATGACGCTCCGGCATTGAAGCTTGCAAACATCTCCATCGCAATGGGACTTCGCGGCACCGATGTCGCTCGTGAAGCATCCGATTTGATTTTGACCGATGACAACTTTGCATCGATAGTCGCTGGAATCAAAAGAGGCCGAACAATCTATGCCTCACTGAAGAAGGCCTTTGCCTACATCCTCGCGATCCATGTGCCGCTACTGGGCATGGCAGTGATTCCAATCCTGGTGCTGGACTGGCCCATTGTGTTGTTACCAGCGATGGTTGCCTTCATCGAGATGGTCGTTGACCCTGCCTGCACCATTGTGTTTCAGGCTGAACCGGCAGATCCAAAGATCATGCAGCAAAAACCAAGGCCGGTGAATGAGGGTCTGTTCTCCAAGAAAACTCTTCGCATTGCACTTTTCCAGGGCCTGTCGGTGTTGGCGATAGCGGCTGCAGTCTTCCTCGGCGGCGTCTCTATGGAGTACGAAGATGATCAGGTGCGGACACTGACCTTCGTTTATTTGATTTTGGCGAATGTCTTCTTAATCTTGACCAATAGGTCTTGGACGATGCCAACTTTCAAGATCTTCTTCACGCGCAAGAACCCAACAGTGAAGTGGATAGTTGGATTGGCCCTGCTGGCGCTGGTTCTGATCGTGCAGCTACCGATTGCTCGCGAGGCATTCTCGCTGGGTGCAATTGGTATTGGAGAGTGGCTAGTGCCATTTGTCCTGAGCTATTTGAGCATCGCTTGGTTTGATGTTTACAAATCGCTCAGGCCAAATGCACTGCGTTAG
- a CDS encoding bacteriorhodopsin-like encodes MSNGSYTLVYNMLSLGIASMLFTSIFLFVARERVAPRYRMAVMVSGTVTAIAAYHYFRMFDDFKHAFGTDGMGVVAYNVGYRYVDWFLTVPLLLVETIAVLALAAAVQRSLLTKLVPAAALMIGLGYPGDAQLNLLYEGDAPLWGLLSTIPFLYILYVLFVELGKGLAGQSEAVQRKIKELRLLLLATWGVYPISFIFNMNATGFDESGFVLRETGYTIADILAKCLFGLIIFTIARIKSAEDDAEFAKSEFKH; translated from the coding sequence ATGAGCAATGGGTCGTACACCCTTGTTTACAACATGCTCTCTCTTGGTATCGCGAGCATGCTATTCACCTCCATTTTCTTGTTCGTAGCGCGTGAGCGCGTTGCACCTCGTTACCGCATGGCCGTAATGGTCTCCGGTACCGTGACCGCAATCGCTGCTTACCACTACTTCAGAATGTTCGACGACTTCAAGCACGCCTTCGGTACCGATGGCATGGGTGTAGTCGCCTACAACGTTGGATACCGTTACGTGGACTGGTTCCTAACCGTTCCACTGCTACTAGTTGAGACAATCGCCGTTTTGGCTCTGGCCGCAGCAGTACAGCGCAGCTTGCTAACCAAGCTAGTTCCAGCTGCAGCCCTGATGATCGGTCTTGGCTACCCAGGTGACGCTCAGCTAAACCTTCTATACGAGGGTGACGCACCACTATGGGGTCTGCTATCGACCATCCCATTCCTATACATCCTTTACGTACTATTCGTAGAGCTAGGTAAGGGTCTTGCAGGTCAGTCCGAGGCAGTCCAGCGCAAGATCAAGGAGCTACGTCTTCTTCTTCTAGCAACCTGGGGTGTCTACCCAATCTCGTTCATCTTCAACATGAACGCCACTGGCTTCGACGAGAGCGGCTTCGTTCTACGCGAGACTGGTTACACCATTGCTGACATCTTGGCTAAGTGTCTATTCGGCCTAATCATCTTCACCATCGCTCGTATCAAGAGCGCTGAGGATGACGCTGAGTTCGCTAAGTCAGAGTTCAAGCACTAA